A DNA window from Choristoneura fumiferana chromosome 2, NRCan_CFum_1, whole genome shotgun sequence contains the following coding sequences:
- the OtopLa gene encoding proton channel otopetrin-like a isoform X6 — MGKDKHQPMEAEVKVATVELDSVDNMATLPVGQHRQQGSDIAIAEKHNTANKEMELKCVQPKPSKKTSLFIISSFIYAKLLVVVCIAYVISDVITHNLPLYYYEGFFTYLYGMSILFLLYVFCFLLQESACCSGSPPKPKPPPKEKKPKKEKEKKTKDKDAKEGKDGKDGKDGKKDGKKDGKSKDKEKDAAKEKPAKEAKKQSQFQEVYPRKMRDKVRQQQLQIQMAQLYASEQQQDIVEMEAGPVARPLRRRKTSQNDHSHGSFFLRIGAIAFGLGTMIYNGLEFGTFFELPLDSPCYLILKGVNPVLQMVFTFMQMYFIFMNSRLNIHRFKVIARFGLMHVVATNICVWIRTLVLESLKEITDYHVKYPLGVPGETVLGKVIRKHTLRHSGKVFGAATTAASAIASTASTTVKSAGEQVLNIVTSTSTLAPTTTTTTPSPYFNMGSNLPKSKLIETIKGTYGYDNGMGYGRDQDAWPNDNPFTTTSTLAPRPEDKVTQTQTAMLEVFQWLYSSTLKPIVSTMVPTSTSGSYVTNRDEWGNSVETYRVDEPPHSSGNNASEIFESFDNLSPAALIANIDNSTVCGRNPIMGTIVTDSAPYLYPFIIEYSLIGAAVIYVMWKHIGRYPSVANDEDLERRLEAVLSRRAAALAAAQRGNRVDCAGASKGLFCGLLLLVASLICLILFFVLIRHQELKRLSIYLADVSHCTLMVLSILAILIGFIRGRVMRWSNSPPSCTEPLRRVQSLKFRSEEQSDLNDILLRVSAFGLFVYAVFSVIAGGMGAFTHEPNLLVMITGCLSVLQVVLQLLFIADVSRRRVHLPEQERSKPARQAVTFLLICNVTMWLIYTFEAQKVLANPVQLDFYGYVAWSLVQRFTLPLCIFHRFHSAVTLAEIWKTSYKARLE, encoded by the exons ATGGGGAAAGATAAGCATCAGCCGATGGAGGCGGAGGTGAAGGTGGCTACGGTGGAGTTGGACTCCGTGGACAACATGGCGACATTGCCGGTGGGGCAGCATCGGCAACAAGGGAGCGACATCGCCATCGCTGAGAAGCACAATACAGCGAACAAGGAAATGGAGCTTAAGTGCGTGCAGCCGAAGCCGTCGAAAAA AACCTCCCTGTTCATCATCTCGAGTTTCATCTACGCGAAGCTTTTGGTAGTGGTATGCATCGCTTATGTCATCAGTGATGTCATCACGCACAACTTGCCCCTCTACTACTATGAAGGCTTCTTCACCTACCTCTATGGCATGAGCATACTGTTTTTGTTATACGTATTCTGCTTTTTACTCCAag AAAGCGCCTGCTGTAGCGGTAGTCCCCCAAAACCTAAGCCCCCTCCAAAGGAAAAGAAACCGAAAAAGGAAAAGGAAAAGAAAACCAAAGATAAAGATGCAAAAGAAGGCAAAGACGGCAAAGATGGCAAAGACGGCAAGAAAGATGGCAAAAAGGACGGAAAATCCAAGGACAAGGAAAAAGATGCTGCAAAAGAGAAACCCGCCAAAGAAGCTAAGAAGCAAAGCCAATTCCAG GAGGTGTATCCCCGTAAGATGCGCGATAAAGTTCGTCAACAACAATTACAGATCCAAATGGCGCAATTGTATGCGTCTGAACAG cAACAAGACATTGTGGAGATGGAAGCTGGTCCCGTGGCTAGACCACTACGTAGGCGTAAAACTTCGCAGAATGATCACAGCCATGGCAGCTTCTTCTTACGCATTGGAGCTATCG CCTTTGGCTTGGGCACCATGATCTACAATGGCCTGGAGTTTGGAACCTTCTTCGAACTGCCTCTGGATTCTCCatgctatttaattttgaaggGCGTCAACCCTGTTCTGCAAATGGTGTTCACCTTCATGCAGATGTACTTTATCTTCATGAACTCACGA TTGAATATACACAGGTTCAAAGTAATAGCCAGATTCGGCTTGATGCACGTCGTGGCAACTAATATTTGTGTGTGGATTCGAACATTAGTTTTAGAATCTCTGAAAGAAATTACTGACTACCACGTGAAGTATCCTCTGGGAGTGCCCGGTGAGACCGTACTCGGAA AAGTCATCCGTAAGCACACTCTGAGGCATTCTGGGAAGGTATTCGGAGCGGCCACAACGGCTGCGTCTGCCATTGCTTCAACAGCATCGACCACAGTCAAATCTGCTGGTGAACAAGTATTAAATATCGTTACCAGCACTTCCACACTGGCACCTACTACCACAA CGACCACTCCTTCACCGTATTTCAATATGGGCAGTAACCTTCCCAAATCGAAACTTATCGAGACCATTAAGGGTACATACGGGTATGATAATGGAATGGGTTATGGTCGGGACCAAGATGCTTGGCCCAACGACAATCCTTTCACTACTACATCCACTCTTGCACCACGACCGGAGGACAAAGTGACACAGACTCAGACCGCCATGCTGGAAGTATTCCAATGGCTTTACTCATCAACTTTGAAACCGATCGTTAGCACAATGGTGCCTACCTCGACCTCCGGATCGTACGTTACTAACAGGGATGAGTGGGGTAATAGTGTCGAAACCTACCGCGTAGACGAACCACCTCATTCGTCAG GTAACAACGCGTCGGAGATATTCGAGTCATTCGACAACCTGAGTCCAGCTGCGCTGATCGCCAATATTGATAACTCAACCGTTTGTGGTCGGAACCCAATTATGGGCACCATCGTCACAGACTCCGCTCCTTATCTCTACCCTTTCATCATCGAGTATTCTCTTATTGGAGCCGCCGTCATCTATGTCATGTGGAAGCACATCGGTCGCTACCCTAG CGTGGCCAACGACGAAGATCTGGAAAGACGTCTGGAGGCTGTTCTCTCCCGCAGGGCGGCAGCACTGGCGGCGGCTCAGCGCGGGAACCGTGTCGACTGCGCCGGCGCTTCCAAGGGGCTCTTCTGTGGACTGCTGCTATTGGTCGCTTCGCTAATCTGCTTGATTCTCTTCTTCGTCCTCATAAGACACCAAGAGCTTAAGCGCCTCTCGATCTATTTGGCTGATGTGTCTCATTGCACTCTGATGGTTTTGTCTATACTGGCGATTTTGATTGGATTTATACG TGGTCGTGTAATGAGATGGAGCAATAGCCCCCCCTCCTGTACCGAGCCTCTCCGCAGGGTGCAATCGTTGAAGTTCCGCTCAGAAGAACAATCAGACCTGAACGACATCTTGTTGCGTGTGTCGGCCTTCGGTCTCTTCGTGTATGCTGTGTTCAGCGTGATCGCTGGTGGAATGGGCGCCTTCACTCATGAGCCTAACCTGCTCGTCATGATTACCGGATGCTTGAGCGTTCTTCAG GTGGTCTTGCAGCTGCTGTTCATTGCAGACGTCTCCCGTCGTCGCGTGCACCTCCCTGAACAGGAAAGGAGCAAGCCAGCACGTCAGGCTGTCACTTTCCTGCTTATCTGCAACGTCACCATGTGGCTCATCTACACCTTCGAGGCACAGAAAGTGCTGGCTAATCCT GTGCAATTGGACTTTTACGGTTACGTCGCCTGGTCATTGGTCCAGCGTTTCACTCTCCCGCTTTGCATCTTCCATCGCTTCCATTCGGCTGTCACCCTGGCTGAGATCTGGAAGACCAGCTACAAAGCGCGCCTGGAGTGA